The Legionella jordanis genomic sequence TCGATAAGCAGCCGGGATAGGCGCCCAAACAAACATAGTTGCCTTGGGTTTTTCAACGTACCAACCTAAATCTTGTAAACCATCACACAACACATCACGTCTTTGCTCATATAATTTACTAATTTCATGGACACAGTCGTCTGGTCCCTCTAAAGCTGCAATTGCTGCAACTTGAATGGGAGTAAACGTTCCATAATCCAAATAGGATTTGATGCGGGTTAGAGCAGCAACCAACTCTTCATTGCCACAAGCAAAACCCACTCGCCAGCCAGGCATGTTGTAAGATTTAGACATGGAATAAGTTTCGATTGCTATGTCAATGGCGCCGGGCACTTGCAGAATTGATGGAGCTTTGTAGCCATCAAAAACAATGTCGGCATAAGCCAGATCGTGGATAATCCAAATACTATGGCGTTTAGCCAAAGCGACCACACGCTCAAAAAATTCATATTCCACGCAATGAGTACTGGGATTGGCCGGAAAATTAATAACTAGAGCTTTAGGCCGGGGCCAGGTTTGCTCTATAGCAACTTCAACCGCCTCTAGAAACTGATTCTCATCGATGAGTGGAATTTGCTTAACATTGGCACCTGCAATAATGAATCCATAAGTATGGATAGGATAAGCAGGGTCAGGAACAAGAACCGTATCACCTGGCCCGCTGATGGCCAAAGCAAGATGTGCCAAGCCTTCCTTTGAACCAATTGTGGTTAAAACTTGAGTTTCACTGTTCAACTCGACGTCATAATTTTTCTTATACCAGCTTGCCATTGCACGACGCAGACGTGGGATTCCTTTTGACATGGAATAGCGATGGGTATCGCCACGCTGTGCGGTTTCAATGAGCTTGTCCACAATATGCTGAGGCGTGGGCTGATCCGGATTGCCCATTCCAAAATCAATGATGTCTTCCCCTCTTGCTCGCGCCTCAGATTTCAACTGAGTTAATGTATTAAATACATAAGGTGGCAAGCGTTTGATACGGGGAAATTGGCTCATGTTTTTTGCCTCTGTGGTATACTGAGCAAAATAGTATAAATTAATGTCCTATTAAAAACCATGCATATTAATCTAGAGGCAAATGACAAGCACAGCATTCAAGCTTATACAGAACATGAGGTTCGTATTGATTCAATTAATTATCAATCAAGCCTAATTGTTAACTCTCAGGAAATTATTGCAAATTGGCCGATACGCCGGATTCAAGAACTGGATGAGCAATCTTTGCAACCGTTGTTACAATGGCAACCTAAAATTATACTCATCGGCCATGGTCAAACTGGACATTTTCCTTCTGCGCCTACCTTAAAAACCTTAATGAAACTTGGGATCGGACTTGAATGTATGTCCATAGGAGCTGCTTGCCGAACCTTTAATGTTTTACTAAATGAACAAAGAGAAGTTGCCTTAGGACTTATTTTCTAATTTAAGCCGCTGTTTTGATAATGAGTTCCCGGGCGTCGGATAATCCGTGCTCATCCACGACTCGAACAATGAATTTTCCTGGTCTTGCTGTCCAGAAAAATGGCTGGTCTGGCCGAGCTTGCCCGACAAAACTATCATTGATAAACCAAAAAATGCTGTGAACGTCCGCATCAGTAACAGCTGCAAAAGGGATTAAGGTGCTTGCTTTGGAATTCAGGGGCACCACATAACTTAATTCAGTTTGCGGTGATGTGATTTGCGGGCTTAAGCCTGTGTTCGCAATGGCTGAACACCCTGGGTTATAAGGCGGCGGAACCCTTCGCTGAATTCCTGCTTGTTTAAAAATTTTCAGCAGGTCGCTGGGCCAGAATTCATAAATTTCAAATCGCGTATTTTGAGCGAAATGGCAAGCCCTGAGACCTGTTTTATTGTCAATAGCCACTTCGCGGTAAATTTTATCGGATTGAATTGGAGATTTACCAGGTATGAACCAGGTCATTTCCTTATCCTGACAATAGCGGGTGGGAAGCATCCCTGAAGCTTTGCAAACTTCAACCCGTTGAAGGTTAAGTTGTTCTGGTCTTGGCCAATTGAATGCTATTTGGCCTTTCACTTGTCTAATAGCATCAATTAACTCGAAAAACAAAGGCGCAGCTATATTTTTTCCAATGAAAGCCGGATTTCCTTCATTGTTAAAATTCCCTATCCAAACTGCCATCACATAAGGTCCGAATACACCTACAGCCCAGGCATCACGATAACCAGAAGAAGTGCCTGTCTTCCAGGAAACAGGCAAAGAATTGCCGAGATGTTGTGAGTGGAGTTCAGGCCTCGGAGTTTCTTTAAGAATATCCATCACCAAAAAAGCAGCCTCTGGGCTTAGCAGACGCGTGCCCGTTTCAAAGGGAGCATCCAAACGAAAACGCAGAGGATGCCAAACGCCCTGATTGATCAACATTGCGTAAAGAGTCGTGAGCTCTTGCATCGTCAATTCAGCGCCGCCTAAAGTAAGCGCCAATCCATAATAAGATTCAGGTCTAAGTTGACTGACGTGTGCTTCTTCCAGAAATTGATACAAATTCGGATTAATGAGTTTACTTGCTAAAAAAATTGCCGGAATATTTCGGCTGAGCACCAAAGCATCTTTAGCTTTGACTGGTCCCATGAAATCGTAATCAAAATTTTCCGGGTTATAACTGCCAAAACTATGCGGCACGTCTTTTAAAACCGTGTCAGGATGAATAAGCCCCTGGTCGAAAGCCAAGGCATAGATAAAAGGCTTAAGAGTTGACCCTGGCGAGCGTTTGCTGTCAGTACCATTAATTTGTCCATTAATCTGTTTATTGAAAAAATCCGCTGATCCGAGTAATGCCTGGACGGACATGTCCCTACTGTCGAGCACTAAAACGGCAGCATTATAAACACCAATTTGCTTGTTTCGGCTGATGTAATTAGTAGTAATAGAGCCAACTATTCGTTGTAAATCACGATCAAGAGTAGTATTAA encodes the following:
- the alaC gene encoding alanine transaminase, whose product is MSQFPRIKRLPPYVFNTLTQLKSEARARGEDIIDFGMGNPDQPTPQHIVDKLIETAQRGDTHRYSMSKGIPRLRRAMASWYKKNYDVELNSETQVLTTIGSKEGLAHLALAISGPGDTVLVPDPAYPIHTYGFIIAGANVKQIPLIDENQFLEAVEVAIEQTWPRPKALVINFPANPSTHCVEYEFFERVVALAKRHSIWIIHDLAYADIVFDGYKAPSILQVPGAIDIAIETYSMSKSYNMPGWRVGFACGNEELVAALTRIKSYLDYGTFTPIQVAAIAALEGPDDCVHEISKLYEQRRDVLCDGLQDLGWYVEKPKATMFVWAPIPAAYRHMGSLEFSKYLLKEAFVAVSPGIGFGQQGDGYVRFGLIENHQRTRQALRNLKALFKRDGYLQAV
- a CDS encoding Mth938-like domain-containing protein, yielding MHINLEANDKHSIQAYTEHEVRIDSINYQSSLIVNSQEIIANWPIRRIQELDEQSLQPLLQWQPKIILIGHGQTGHFPSAPTLKTLMKLGIGLECMSIGAACRTFNVLLNEQREVALGLIF
- the pbpC gene encoding penicillin-binding protein 1C gives rise to the protein MKPLLKRIAVIFLTVFIGGSLLLFFSPKPPLIKGIDFSTAVFDNKHRLLRLTLSRDEKYRLFTPLSHISPALISATLLQEDQYFHWHFGINPLAVFKAGWQTYFVKSRRLGASTITMQLARIRYGINSKKFSGKLMQIVRALQLERHYSKTQILEAYLNLAPYGGNIEGIGAASLIYFDKPASKLSLSEALALSVIPQNPTKRTPNNQSLKGIRNKLFERWLKIHPQDVQKKAMINLPLQMRNKWDMPFIAPHFVNAILRGHSFNEQEINTTLDRDLQRIVGSITTNYISRNKQIGVYNAAVLVLDSRDMSVQALLGSADFFNKQINGQINGTDSKRSPGSTLKPFIYALAFDQGLIHPDTVLKDVPHSFGSYNPENFDYDFMGPVKAKDALVLSRNIPAIFLASKLINPNLYQFLEEAHVSQLRPESYYGLALTLGGAELTMQELTTLYAMLINQGVWHPLRFRLDAPFETGTRLLSPEAAFLVMDILKETPRPELHSQHLGNSLPVSWKTGTSSGYRDAWAVGVFGPYVMAVWIGNFNNEGNPAFIGKNIAAPLFFELIDAIRQVKGQIAFNWPRPEQLNLQRVEVCKASGMLPTRYCQDKEMTWFIPGKSPIQSDKIYREVAIDNKTGLRACHFAQNTRFEIYEFWPSDLLKIFKQAGIQRRVPPPYNPGCSAIANTGLSPQITSPQTELSYVVPLNSKASTLIPFAAVTDADVHSIFWFINDSFVGQARPDQPFFWTARPGKFIVRVVDEHGLSDARELIIKTAA